A window of Tatumella citrea genomic DNA:
AGTCGCTGGCGATCATCTTCTGACAGTTGTTGTTCCAGCTCAAGGCGGCGCAGAAATACATCTTCTGCGGTGAGTTCATTGAGCGTTTCGTTCTCCATCCGCTGAATGCCTGCCGTCGAGCGTTCACGACTGCGGCGTAGCAGTAACACTTCTGCAGGTTTGCCTGACACCAGGGTTTCGATGCGTTGTTGCAAGTCACTGAGATAGTCCTGTTGCGTGACTTCAATATCCAGCCATACCGGCCGGCCACTGTCATCGGCAGTCAGTGCATTGATTTGTGTTTCTATCTCTTCCAGTGAACCTCTCAGGGTTTGCATGGGCTGGAAACAAGGAACAGGCAGAGTAGTTACTGTGAGTGGCTGGCCGGGGCCACATTCTACCAGGCAGACGCTTTTCTCCTTACCTGGTTCATCGAAACTGAGTGCAATGGGTGATCCGCTGTAGCGGATGTGTGGTTGCCCGCCGACCTGTTGCGGGCGATGAATATGTCCCAGGGCGATATAATCCGCGGGAGGGAACGCTGATGCCGGAAATGCATCCAGGCTGCCGATATAGATATCCCGTACCGACTCACTGCTGCGGGAACCCAGCGCGGTCAGATGTCCGGTGGCAATAACCGGCAGTTCAGGTTGACCCAGTTCATCCCGCAAACCAAGCGCGCCGTCATAGCATTGCCGGTAATGATCGGTGATCGCCTGTAACAGGTTTTGTTGTTTCTGCTGGCTGTCCAGACCGGCCTGACTCAACTGAATATCCCGGGGACGCAGATAGGGGATGGCACAGAGTACCGCCGCAGGCTGCTGTTGCTTATCGCGGAGAATAACCAGTTGATTACTAATGTCAGTCCCGGCACTGGCGATAACCCGGGTGTTCAGGCACGCAAGTAATTCCCGTGATTCGTTAAGCATGGCAACTGAGTCGTGATTACCGGCCAGAATAACCAACTGGCAACCTGTCTGTTGTAACGAGACCACAAAGTGGTTGTAGATTTCCCTGGCATAACTGGGTGGCGAACCGGTATCAAAAATATCACCTGCGACTATCAGGGCATCGACCTGGTGGTCGGTAATTTGTTGCAATAACCAGTCGAGAAAAGACTGATGTTCATAAGCCCTGCTACGGGTATAAAAAAACTGACCCAAATGCCAGTCAGAAGTATGGATAATTTTCATAATGTTCCCGGTTTCACCCTGCTGCACGCAGTATACCTGTTACCGGCTCCCGGATAAAAAAAGAGTGGCTTGTCCGGATTTGTATTACAGGATGGCCACTGGCACAGTACGGTTAGCAAAAATCAATAAATTTTTATGACATGTTCTCAGAAAATAAGCTGGCATTTATTCATAAAACTGTCATAAAACTGACTCATAATGGCGCCGCAACTTCGGAAATACCCGAAGATATTCGCTGGAGAAACAATGGCTAAACGCATTCTGGTCGTAGAAGATGAGGCTCCGATTCGCGAAATGTTATGTTTCGTGCTGGAGCAGAATGACTATCATCCCATCGAAGCTGAGGATTATGACAGCGCAGTAAAAAAACTGATTGAACCCTGGCCCGATCTGATATTACTGGACTGGATGTTACCTGGTGGTAGTGGTATTCAGTTTATCCGTTATCTGAAAAAAGAAGCGATGACCCGGGATATTCCGGTCGTGATGTTGACGGCCAAAGGGGAAGAGGAAGATCGGGTTCGCGGGCTGGATGCTGGCGCCGATGACTATATGACCAAACCTTTTTCGCCGAAGGAACTGATCGCCAGGATAAAAGCGGTGATTCGTCGTATTTCGCCGACGGCAGATGATGAGCTGATTGATATTCAGGGGCTAACGCTGGACCCGACCTCGCACCGGGTTATGTCCGGAGAAACTCCGGTAGAAATGGGACCAACTGAATATAAATTACTGCATTTCTTTATGACTCACCCGGAACGCGTTTACAGCAGAGAACAATTGCTGAATCATGTCTGGGGAACTAATGTGTATGTTGAAGACCGGACGGTAGATGTTCATATCCGTCGTCTGCGTAAGGCACTTGAAGTCACAGGCCATGAGCGTATGGTACAAACAGTCCGTGGTACAGGATATCGTTTCTCTGCCCGTTTCTGAATGGAGTGTCACTCGTGCTGGACAAACTTTCGTGGCGCACCCTGATATCTGAATTTCTGCTTGCCTGCCTGGCCGGTGGTGTGGCTGGGTTACTGACCCGGCAACTGGCCTGGTGCCTGCTGCTGGCGGTTGTCTTATTACTTTTCTGGCATTTCTTCCAACTAATGCGTTTATCACACTGGCTGTGGGTCGACAGGACCATGACTCCGCCAACCGGTAAAGGCAGTTGGGAACCTCTGTTTCATGGCTTATTTCTGATGCAGGTGCGCAACCGGCGGCGACGCGGAGAGTTGCGTAATCTGATTAAACGCTTTCGCAGTGGTGCAGAATCGCTGCCTGACGGGCTGATCCTGACCACCGAAGAGGGCAATATTTTTTGGTGCAACGGGCTGGCACAACAATATCTGGGTTTACGCTGGCCGGAGGATAACGGGCAAAATATCCTCAACCTGCTGCGTTATCCTGAGTTTTCCCGCTATCTGCAGGCTAAAAATTTCGAAACTCCTTTGACCCAGCTACTGAATAACGGGCATCACATGGAGTTCAGGATTATGCCCTACAGCGAAGGGCAGTGGCTGATCAGCGCCAGAGATATGACGCAGATGCGGCAGCTGGAAAATATGCGGCGCCACTTTTTCGCTAATGTCAGCCATGAACTGCGTACCCCATTGACGGTTATCCAGGGTTATCTGGAAATGATGGAAGACAATCAGCTGAATGATAAAGTCTATTTCAAAGCTGTGGGGACTATGCAGGAACAGTCGCGGCGCATGGAAGGGCTGGTTAAACAGCTGATGACGCTAACGCGTATCGAAGCAGCACCTGCACTGAATATGAAAGAGATAGTTGATGTTCCGGCAATGTTACATATGCTGCAACAGGAAGCCGAAACTCTTAGTCAGGGCCGACAAAAAATCACTTTTTCTATAGATGAAAAGCTACGGATATACGGCAACGATGAGCAGTTACGCAGCGCTATCTCCAACCTAATCTATAACTCAGTCAACCATACCCCCGAAAAAACCCATATTGATATTGTCTGGAAACGCTCTGTTGAGGGAGCATATTTTTCGGTATCCGATGATGGCCCGGGGATTGCTGCTGAACATATCCCGCGTCTCACCGAACGTTTCTATCGGGTAGATAAAGCCAGATCACGTAATACCGGCGGCAGTGGTCTGGGACTGGCGATTGTGAAACATGCTCTGGGGCATCATGGTGCCCGGTTATCTATCACCAGTGAACCTGATCACTGTACCTGCTTTAGTTTTTCTCTGGCTGCACGGATGATTGTTCCGGGGAATGCTGCCATTCCTGTGACCAGCCAATAGCTGACAGTCACCGCAGTACGTTCTCTGCGGTGACTGTGTTCCCACTGATTTATCCCGTAACTGAGATTGCCGGTCGCTTTCGGACTACAGATGAAATAAATTCATTACGAATGAATTATATTCAATTGTCAGGCTGATTTTCTCATGCCACCCTGAAAAAATCACAATTTAGCCGTCTGGATGGCTTAAACAGATCTGCCGGTCACCTCCGGCATCAGGAGAGTAATTATGCAAAGAGCTGAGGCACCGTTTCGCGCCGATATTGTCGGGAGTTTTCTGCGACCCGAAGCGATAAAACAGGCACGGATACAATTTTCGGCAGGAAGTCTCGATGCCGAAGGGTTGCGTAAAGCTGAAAACGCAGCGATTCGTGATGTGGTTGAGCAGCAGCAGGCTGCGGGCTTAAAGGTGGTGACCGATGGTGAGTTTCGCCGCGCCTGGTGGCATTTTGATTTTTTTGACGGGCTGGAAGGGGTTGAACCTTTTGAATCTGACCACGGCATTCAGTTTAACGGAGTGCAAACTAAAGCCCGTGGTGTTCGGGTAACCGGGAAACTGGGGTTTGGTGAACATCCTATGCTGGAGGACTTTCGTTTCCTGCAGAGCGTTGCCGGTAAAAGCGTGGCGAAGATGACTATCCCCAGCCCGAGCGTGCTGCATTTCCGTGGCGGGCGCAAATATATTGATGAAAGCGTCTATCCTGATCTGGCTGAATATTTCGATGATCTGGCCACGACCTGGCGTGATGCGATTCGTGCCTTCTATGATGCAGGCTGCCGTTATCTGCAACTCGACGATACTGTCTGGGCTTATCTCTGTTCAGAAGATCAGCGAGCTCAGGTCAGAGAGCGGGGGGATGATCCTCAGGTGCTGGCTGCCACTTACGCTCAGGTACTGAATAAAGCGCTGATCGGTAAACCTCATGATCTGACCATTGGTCTGCATGTCTGTCGGGGAAATTTCCGCTCCACCTGGATCTCTGAAGGAGGATATGAGCCAGTGGCAGAGATCCTTTTCGGTCAGGTCAATGTCGATGCCTTTTTTCTGGAATACGATAATGAACGATCCGGTGGCTTTGAGCCGTTACGCTTTATTAAACCCGGACATCAGCAGGCGGTGCTGGGATTGATCACTACTAAAAACGGAACGCCGGAAGATCCCGCCCGGGTGAAGGCGCGAATTGCCGAGGCCAGTCAGTACCTGAGTCTTGATCAAATCTGCCTGAGCCCGCAATGTGGTTTTGCCTCCACCGAAGAGGGTAATAGCCTGACCGAAGAGCAGCAATGGCAAAAAGTCCGCAGCGTGGTGACTATTGCCAGCGAAGTCTGGTGATTTAACGCGAACTTGTACTACATAAGGCGCAAAATTTGCGCCTTATGTGTACGGTCCATAGGATAAATGCATGGATAAACCAGCATCCGGACAAATAATAAACAAATCATCATCCTTATCTAAACCATAATCCACTAATTTCCACTGTCTTTAATGCCAGATACGGCATTTAATACTGGTTTTTCGATCTGATATTGCCTTTCTCCGCTATAAAAGTTTTACTTATGGCCGTTGTCATTCAGCATCGGTGAAAAAAAATAATCCTAATTTCACTCAGTTTTGTTGATCGGGCCTGTTCTGATCACTCAATTCAGGTGAGTCATGGCTCACGGTGCAATGATGATCAAACCCAACTTCCAGGTACTTTCAGCACATGGTGTGCAGAGTAATTTATGACTAAAAGTTTAACTTCAAAAGATATCCTTGCGCTGGGCTTTATGACATTTGCCCTGTTTGTTGGCGCGGGTAATATTATTTTCCCACCGATGGTGGGTATTCAGGCCGGGGAACATGTCTGGACCGCTGCGATTGGTTTTCTGATCACTGCAGTAGGCCTCCCGGTACTCACAGTGATTGCACTTGCCAGAGTTGGCGGAGGTATCGACTCCCTCAGTTCGCCTATTGGTAAGGCGGCAGGTCTTGTGTTGGCAACCGTCTGCTATCTGGCCGTTGGCCCGTTATTTGCGACCCCGCGCACCGCAACCGTTTCTTTCGAGATTGGTATTGCGCCGCTGGCGGGAGACGGGGCAGTGCCTTTGCTGATTTATAGCCTGATCTATTTCGCGCTGGTTATTCTGATTTCGCTCTATCCGGGAAAACTGCTGGATACAGTAGGTCATTTCCTGGCGCCACTAAAAATTGTTGCACTGGCGATTCTGGGTATAGCCGCGATTATGTGGCCGGCTGGCGGTGAAATTCCGGCAGTTGATGCCTATCAGCACGCAGCTTTCTCGAATGGTTTCGTTAATGGTTATCTGACCATGGATACCCTGGGTGCGCTGGTATTTGGTATCGTGATTGTTAACGCTGCCCGTTCACGTGGTATTGAAGACAAAGGTCTGCTGACCCGTTATACCATGCTGGCGGGTATTATTGCCGGAGTGGGCCTGACGCTGGTTTATTTGTGTCTGTTCAAACTGGGTTCCGGAAGCGGTCACCTGGTTGCGCAAAGCTCGAATGGTGCGGCAATCCTGCATGCCTATGTCCAGCAGACATTTGGTAGCGGTGGCAGCCTGTTCCTCGGAGCACTGATTTTTGTTGCCTGTATGGTAACGGCAGTGGGCCTGACCTGTGCCTGTGCTGAGTTTTTTGCTCAACTGCTCCCGTTATCTTACCGTACGCTGGTATTTATCCTTGGCCTGTTCTCCATGGTGGTGTCTAACCTTGGACTGAGCCATCTG
This region includes:
- the sbcD gene encoding exonuclease subunit SbcD — encoded protein: MKIIHTSDWHLGQFFYTRSRAYEHQSFLDWLLQQITDHQVDALIVAGDIFDTGSPPSYAREIYNHFVVSLQQTGCQLVILAGNHDSVAMLNESRELLACLNTRVIASAGTDISNQLVILRDKQQQPAAVLCAIPYLRPRDIQLSQAGLDSQQKQQNLLQAITDHYRQCYDGALGLRDELGQPELPVIATGHLTALGSRSSESVRDIYIGSLDAFPASAFPPADYIALGHIHRPQQVGGQPHIRYSGSPIALSFDEPGKEKSVCLVECGPGQPLTVTTLPVPCFQPMQTLRGSLEEIETQINALTADDSGRPVWLDIEVTQQDYLSDLQQRIETLVSGKPAEVLLLRRSRERSTAGIQRMENETLNELTAEDVFLRRLELEQQLSEDDRQRLLTLYLQTLEQVQHAGQEQDNE
- the phoB gene encoding phosphate response regulator transcription factor PhoB; protein product: MAKRILVVEDEAPIREMLCFVLEQNDYHPIEAEDYDSAVKKLIEPWPDLILLDWMLPGGSGIQFIRYLKKEAMTRDIPVVMLTAKGEEEDRVRGLDAGADDYMTKPFSPKELIARIKAVIRRISPTADDELIDIQGLTLDPTSHRVMSGETPVEMGPTEYKLLHFFMTHPERVYSREQLLNHVWGTNVYVEDRTVDVHIRRLRKALEVTGHERMVQTVRGTGYRFSARF
- the phoR gene encoding phosphate regulon sensor histidine kinase PhoR, with the translated sequence MLDKLSWRTLISEFLLACLAGGVAGLLTRQLAWCLLLAVVLLLFWHFFQLMRLSHWLWVDRTMTPPTGKGSWEPLFHGLFLMQVRNRRRRGELRNLIKRFRSGAESLPDGLILTTEEGNIFWCNGLAQQYLGLRWPEDNGQNILNLLRYPEFSRYLQAKNFETPLTQLLNNGHHMEFRIMPYSEGQWLISARDMTQMRQLENMRRHFFANVSHELRTPLTVIQGYLEMMEDNQLNDKVYFKAVGTMQEQSRRMEGLVKQLMTLTRIEAAPALNMKEIVDVPAMLHMLQQEAETLSQGRQKITFSIDEKLRIYGNDEQLRSAISNLIYNSVNHTPEKTHIDIVWKRSVEGAYFSVSDDGPGIAAEHIPRLTERFYRVDKARSRNTGGSGLGLAIVKHALGHHGARLSITSEPDHCTCFSFSLAARMIVPGNAAIPVTSQ
- a CDS encoding cobalamin-independent methionine synthase II family protein, which codes for MQRAEAPFRADIVGSFLRPEAIKQARIQFSAGSLDAEGLRKAENAAIRDVVEQQQAAGLKVVTDGEFRRAWWHFDFFDGLEGVEPFESDHGIQFNGVQTKARGVRVTGKLGFGEHPMLEDFRFLQSVAGKSVAKMTIPSPSVLHFRGGRKYIDESVYPDLAEYFDDLATTWRDAIRAFYDAGCRYLQLDDTVWAYLCSEDQRAQVRERGDDPQVLAATYAQVLNKALIGKPHDLTIGLHVCRGNFRSTWISEGGYEPVAEILFGQVNVDAFFLEYDNERSGGFEPLRFIKPGHQQAVLGLITTKNGTPEDPARVKARIAEASQYLSLDQICLSPQCGFASTEEGNSLTEEQQWQKVRSVVTIASEVW
- the brnQ gene encoding branched-chain amino acid transport system II carrier protein, yielding MTKSLTSKDILALGFMTFALFVGAGNIIFPPMVGIQAGEHVWTAAIGFLITAVGLPVLTVIALARVGGGIDSLSSPIGKAAGLVLATVCYLAVGPLFATPRTATVSFEIGIAPLAGDGAVPLLIYSLIYFALVILISLYPGKLLDTVGHFLAPLKIVALAILGIAAIMWPAGGEIPAVDAYQHAAFSNGFVNGYLTMDTLGALVFGIVIVNAARSRGIEDKGLLTRYTMLAGIIAGVGLTLVYLCLFKLGSGSGHLVAQSSNGAAILHAYVQQTFGSGGSLFLGALIFVACMVTAVGLTCACAEFFAQLLPLSYRTLVFILGLFSMVVSNLGLSHLIQLSIPVLTAIYPPCIVLVLLSFTVRWWNKSSRIVAPAMLISLLFGIVDAVKGSEFKDLLPGFCQNLPLADQGLSWLPPTLVIILVCVIVDRMKGSQQVEVRQ